From Chromohalobacter canadensis, one genomic window encodes:
- the uvrC gene encoding excinuclease ABC subunit UvrC gives MSFDAKHFLKTVSESPGVYRMLDTDGEILYVGKAKRLKARLASYFRGALNTKTQALVGRIADIQVTITRTETEALLLEQTLIKEQRPPYNILLRDDKSYPFIFVSDRHPYPALEFKRARGKRGDGRYLGPFPSTTAVRESLALVQKIFRIRNCEDSVFAHRTRPCLQYQIQRCSAPCVDYIGREEYQRDIDHAIMALDGRSEQVTAQLTQDMEAASQALDFEEAGRLRDQIQQLRRLQERQIVDTGDGDADIFALAERPGGVCISALSVRGGRMLGARHHMPQNGLDLTAEELLGAFISHYYLGHDRDIPSEVITALPLVDADVIQAALSERAGKRIRVAHQVRGHRAQWLRLADTNAEQHLTSQLANRSQLAKRFDALREALDLEEPPTRLECFDISHSHGEATVASCVVFDQDGPVKSDYRRFNIEGVAAGDDYAAMRQALTRRYKRLVQDESKLPDVLIVDGGKGQLNMAREVLEEVGITNTHLLGVAKGTTRKPGLETLFLETVDNALSLDSASPGLHLIQHIRDEAHRFAITGHRQQRDKQRRTSTLQDIPGVGPKRRRELLRFFGGLQGVRQASRDELARVPGISAQMATTIHQALHG, from the coding sequence ATGAGCTTCGATGCCAAACACTTTCTAAAGACGGTTTCCGAGTCGCCCGGCGTGTACCGCATGCTGGATACCGACGGCGAGATCTTGTATGTAGGCAAGGCCAAGCGGCTCAAGGCACGTCTCGCCAGCTATTTTCGCGGTGCGCTCAACACCAAGACGCAAGCCCTGGTCGGCCGCATCGCGGATATTCAGGTCACCATCACGCGCACCGAGACCGAGGCGCTACTGCTCGAGCAGACGCTCATAAAGGAGCAGCGGCCGCCGTACAATATCCTATTGCGCGACGATAAATCCTATCCTTTTATCTTCGTCTCGGATCGCCATCCTTATCCCGCGCTCGAGTTCAAACGCGCGCGCGGGAAACGCGGCGACGGTCGCTATCTGGGCCCCTTCCCCAGCACGACCGCCGTCCGCGAGAGTCTAGCGTTGGTGCAGAAGATATTTCGTATCCGCAATTGCGAGGACAGCGTCTTCGCCCATCGCACAAGGCCTTGTCTTCAGTACCAGATACAACGCTGCAGCGCGCCCTGTGTCGACTATATCGGCCGCGAGGAATACCAGCGCGACATCGACCACGCCATCATGGCCCTGGACGGGCGCAGCGAGCAGGTGACCGCGCAACTCACCCAGGACATGGAAGCCGCCAGCCAAGCGCTGGACTTCGAGGAAGCGGGACGTCTTCGCGATCAGATTCAGCAACTGCGCCGCCTGCAGGAGCGTCAGATCGTCGACACTGGCGATGGCGATGCCGATATCTTTGCCCTCGCCGAGCGTCCCGGCGGCGTCTGCATCAGCGCTCTGAGCGTACGTGGTGGACGCATGCTCGGGGCACGCCACCACATGCCGCAAAACGGCCTGGACCTGACGGCGGAAGAATTACTCGGCGCGTTCATCAGTCATTATTACCTAGGCCATGATCGCGACATCCCAAGCGAGGTCATCACGGCCCTGCCACTTGTGGATGCCGATGTCATTCAGGCCGCACTCTCCGAACGTGCCGGCAAACGCATCCGTGTGGCGCATCAGGTACGCGGTCATCGCGCCCAATGGCTGCGCCTGGCCGACACCAATGCCGAACAGCACCTCACCAGCCAGTTGGCCAACCGCTCGCAACTGGCCAAACGCTTCGATGCCTTGCGCGAGGCGCTCGACCTTGAGGAGCCCCCGACGCGCCTGGAGTGTTTTGACATCAGTCATAGCCACGGCGAGGCGACGGTCGCCTCTTGTGTGGTCTTCGATCAGGATGGACCGGTCAAGTCCGATTATCGGCGTTTCAACATCGAAGGCGTCGCGGCGGGCGACGATTACGCGGCCATGCGCCAAGCGCTGACGCGCCGCTATAAGCGCCTGGTGCAGGACGAAAGCAAACTGCCTGACGTCCTTATCGTCGATGGCGGCAAGGGGCAGCTCAACATGGCGCGCGAGGTGCTCGAGGAGGTCGGCATCACGAACACTCACCTGCTCGGCGTCGCCAAGGGTACGACACGCAAGCCCGGCCTTGAGACATTGTTCCTGGAAACCGTCGACAATGCGTTATCGCTCGATAGCGCCTCTCCCGGGTTGCACCTGATCCAGCATATTCGCGACGAGGCACACCGCTTTGCGATTACCGGGCATCGCCAGCAGCGTGACAAGCAACGCCGCACTTCGACCCTACAGGACATTCCCGGTGTCGGTCCCAAGCGCCGTCGAGAGTTGTTACGCTTCTTCGGCGGGCTCCAGGGCGTCCGCCAGGCCAGCCGCGATGAACTGGCCCGCGTGCCCGGCATCAGCGCCCAAATGGCCACGACCATTCATCAGGCCTTGCATGGATGA
- the pgsA gene encoding CDP-diacylglycerol--glycerol-3-phosphate 3-phosphatidyltransferase → MNIPNLLTLARIVCIPLLVIAFYLPYSWSMLLCAGLFGLAAMTDWLDGYLARRWNQSTPFGAFLDPVADKLMVAVALALLIERFDAVWLTLPGLVIIGREIVISALREWMAEIGKRGSVAVSWIGKLKTTLQMVSLLLLLGFAPGSMIANLGVVLLYVSAALTLWSMFQYLRAAWPELTRSM, encoded by the coding sequence ATGAACATCCCCAACTTATTGACGCTTGCTCGAATCGTGTGCATTCCCTTGCTGGTGATCGCCTTCTATCTCCCTTATTCCTGGAGCATGCTCCTGTGCGCGGGGTTGTTCGGGCTCGCTGCTATGACCGACTGGCTCGATGGTTACCTGGCTCGTCGCTGGAATCAGAGCACCCCCTTCGGCGCCTTTCTCGACCCGGTAGCGGACAAGCTCATGGTCGCCGTCGCCCTCGCGCTCCTGATCGAACGTTTCGACGCCGTGTGGCTGACACTGCCAGGCCTGGTCATCATTGGCCGGGAAATCGTCATCTCAGCGCTACGCGAGTGGATGGCGGAAATCGGCAAGCGTGGTAGTGTTGCCGTCTCCTGGATAGGAAAACTGAAGACCACTCTGCAGATGGTCTCGCTATTGCTGTTGCTCGGATTCGCGCCTGGCTCGATGATCGCCAACCTGGGCGTCGTTCTGCTTTATGTCTCCGCCGCGCTGACGCTGTGGTCGATGTTCCAGTACCTGCGCGCAGCGTGGCCGGAATTGACGCGCTCCATGTGA
- a CDS encoding helix-turn-helix domain-containing protein — translation MTSQYKASRFSAPSKQPTQTYRLSSMCLPAPLSVGDLDTFSTISRQVSPLRKRQTLFAQGEEFKSLYIVRCGSLKQVYRDITNEEHITQFYLPGEVVGLDAISSGFHPGVTQALETTSVCEILPEALEELAQKRPGELGMNGCFLRVMSRALHQERMMVRLFLNRTSDVRLASFLLALSTRFRQQGYSPFSFRLSMSRSDIGNYLGLAVETVSRLLGRFQDLELLTAKGREIRIDDLDGLTALADGRGRQSIWHATVSSPSSSHLASMPAH, via the coding sequence ATGACATCACAATATAAAGCTTCTCGATTTTCGGCACCGTCCAAGCAGCCGACGCAAACCTATCGTTTGAGCAGCATGTGCTTGCCGGCGCCCTTGTCGGTGGGTGATCTGGACACGTTCAGTACCATCAGCCGTCAGGTATCGCCTTTGAGAAAGCGCCAAACGCTCTTCGCACAAGGTGAAGAGTTCAAGAGCCTGTATATCGTTCGCTGCGGAAGCTTGAAGCAAGTTTATCGTGATATCACCAATGAAGAACACATTACTCAGTTTTATTTGCCCGGGGAAGTAGTGGGGCTTGATGCCATCAGTAGTGGTTTTCATCCAGGGGTGACGCAGGCATTGGAAACGACGTCCGTCTGCGAAATATTGCCTGAAGCGCTCGAAGAACTTGCCCAAAAGAGACCGGGGGAGCTGGGCATGAACGGTTGTTTTCTACGGGTAATGAGTCGCGCGCTGCATCAGGAGCGCATGATGGTGCGTCTATTTCTGAATAGAACGTCCGATGTTCGTTTGGCCAGCTTTCTGCTTGCCTTGTCGACGCGCTTTCGACAACAAGGTTATTCGCCGTTCAGCTTCCGCCTTTCCATGTCGCGTAGCGATATCGGCAACTATCTAGGGTTGGCGGTCGAGACGGTGAGCCGTCTATTAGGGCGTTTCCAAGACTTGGAATTGCTTACGGCAAAGGGGCGAGAAATCAGGATTGACGACCTGGACGGGCTAACGGCACTGGCGGATGGGCGTGGGCGTCAGTCCATCTGGCATGCCACGGTTTCCTCGCCAAGTTCCAGCCATCTCGCCAGCATGCCGGCGCACTGA
- a CDS encoding proline--tRNA ligase codes for MRASQLLLSTLKETPADADIVSHQLMLRAGMIRRLSSGLYTWLPLGLRTLRKVENIVREEMNRAGAQEVLMPAIQPAELWQESGRWDQYGNLLLRIRDRHDRDFCYGPTHEEVITDLVRNEIRSYKQVPSNFYQIQTKFRDETRPRFGVMRAREFIMKDAYSFDIDQAGLQRSYDAMYDAYMRIFKRLGLDFRAVEADNGDIGGTGSHEFQVLADSGEDAVVFSTSSDYAANMEKAEALPAPLGETPTRGAPQEELRLVDTPNARTIATLVEQHGLPIEKTIKTLMVHAAEGGLIALLVRGDHELNEVKAENLPEVAAPLTMASEAEIRQAVGAGPGSLGPVNLEMPLIIDRSVALMSDFGAGANIDGQHYFGINWERDVALPKVADLRNVVEGDPSPDGKGTLAIARGIEVGHVFQLGTKYSTAMNATVLDDNGQAVPLLMGCYGIGVTRVVAAAIEQSHDDGGIIWPNAIAPFEVTLVPMNAHKSERVREHAETLYQQLSDAGVDVLIDDRDLRPGVKFADQELTGIPHRVVIGERGLDNGELEYKGRRDSEVTMVPADTMLDFLRQRLTS; via the coding sequence ATGCGCGCCAGTCAATTGTTGCTCTCCACCCTCAAGGAAACCCCCGCCGACGCCGACATCGTCAGCCACCAGTTGATGCTGCGTGCGGGCATGATTCGTCGCCTGAGCTCGGGGCTCTATACCTGGCTCCCCCTGGGGCTGCGCACGCTTCGCAAGGTCGAGAACATCGTGCGCGAGGAAATGAACCGCGCCGGCGCTCAGGAAGTGCTGATGCCGGCCATCCAGCCAGCGGAACTATGGCAGGAATCCGGGCGCTGGGACCAATACGGCAACCTGCTGCTGCGCATTCGTGACCGCCATGATCGCGATTTCTGCTATGGCCCGACGCACGAGGAAGTGATCACCGATCTGGTGCGCAACGAAATACGCTCCTACAAACAGGTGCCCTCCAACTTCTACCAGATCCAGACCAAGTTCCGCGACGAGACGCGTCCGCGCTTCGGCGTCATGCGCGCCCGCGAGTTCATCATGAAAGATGCCTACTCGTTCGATATCGACCAGGCTGGTCTACAGCGCTCCTACGATGCGATGTATGACGCCTACATGCGCATCTTCAAGCGCCTGGGGCTGGATTTCCGCGCCGTCGAGGCCGACAACGGCGACATCGGCGGTACCGGCTCCCACGAGTTTCAGGTGCTGGCCGATTCCGGCGAGGACGCAGTCGTCTTTTCCACGTCGTCCGACTACGCCGCCAACATGGAGAAAGCCGAAGCGCTCCCCGCCCCACTCGGAGAGACGCCCACGCGCGGGGCGCCGCAGGAAGAGTTGCGTCTGGTCGACACGCCCAATGCGCGTACTATCGCCACCTTGGTGGAGCAGCATGGCTTGCCCATCGAGAAGACCATCAAGACTTTGATGGTGCATGCCGCTGAAGGTGGTCTGATCGCCTTGCTGGTGCGTGGCGATCACGAACTCAACGAGGTCAAGGCCGAAAACCTACCCGAGGTTGCCGCCCCCCTGACCATGGCCAGTGAAGCGGAAATTCGCCAGGCAGTAGGAGCAGGCCCCGGCTCACTGGGCCCCGTCAATCTGGAGATGCCGCTGATCATCGATCGCAGCGTGGCGCTGATGAGCGACTTCGGTGCCGGCGCCAACATCGACGGCCAGCACTATTTCGGCATCAACTGGGAACGCGATGTCGCCCTGCCCAAGGTGGCCGACCTGCGCAACGTGGTCGAGGGTGACCCTTCGCCGGACGGCAAGGGCACACTGGCCATCGCACGTGGCATCGAAGTCGGCCATGTTTTCCAGCTAGGTACAAAGTATTCCACGGCGATGAATGCCACTGTGCTCGACGACAACGGCCAGGCAGTTCCACTGCTGATGGGTTGCTATGGCATTGGCGTCACCCGCGTCGTCGCCGCCGCTATCGAGCAGAGCCACGATGACGGCGGCATCATCTGGCCGAATGCCATCGCCCCGTTCGAAGTCACGCTCGTGCCCATGAACGCGCATAAATCCGAACGCGTTCGCGAGCATGCCGAAACTCTTTATCAGCAACTCAGCGATGCCGGCGTCGACGTGCTGATCGACGATCGCGATTTGCGGCCTGGCGTCAAATTCGCCGATCAGGAGCTCACCGGGATTCCACACCGCGTCGTCATCGGCGAACGCGGGCTGGATAACGGCGAGCTGGAATACAAAGGACGCCGCGATAGCGAGGTCACCATGGTGCCCGCCGATACGATGCTCGATTTCCTGCGTCAACGCCTGACATCCTGA
- a CDS encoding FKBP-type peptidyl-prolyl cis-trans isomerase has product MTISPQHVVRLHYVLCDSAGHVLDDSRRREEPLEYLHGHANILLGLEAALEGLSGGDARAINLAPEEAYGAHEPDLVQTVARTAFPGVEELSPGMRFQAQGPDGPRTVTLIEADDTQVTVDANHPLAGQDLVFRVEILDVRSARRAELAKGHPLAADVTASEVEDRKQ; this is encoded by the coding sequence ATGACCATCTCGCCGCAACACGTCGTTCGCCTGCATTATGTGTTGTGCGACTCGGCCGGACACGTGCTCGACGACTCGCGTCGTCGCGAGGAGCCGCTCGAATACCTGCATGGCCACGCCAATATCCTGCTAGGTCTGGAGGCAGCGTTGGAGGGGCTTTCTGGCGGTGATGCCCGTGCGATCAATCTGGCGCCCGAGGAAGCCTATGGGGCGCATGAGCCTGATCTCGTGCAGACAGTGGCGCGCACGGCTTTTCCCGGCGTCGAAGAGTTATCACCGGGTATGCGTTTTCAGGCGCAGGGCCCCGATGGACCGCGCACGGTGACCTTGATAGAGGCGGATGACACGCAGGTGACAGTGGATGCCAATCATCCGCTGGCGGGGCAGGACCTCGTGTTTCGTGTCGAAATTCTCGATGTCCGCTCGGCGAGACGCGCCGAACTGGCCAAGGGCCACCCATTGGCTGCAGATGTGACAGCATCCGAGGTCGAGGATCGCAAGCAATAG
- the rfaH gene encoding transcription/translation regulatory transformer protein RfaH — protein sequence MTDQLDPSALDDAAACPRWYVVQCKGGESFRASEHLTNQGYRVFHPLLEVQKKRRNKLVWIAEPLFPHYLFIRLDRVASNWRPIRSTRGVLRLVAFGDEPLPVPDTLVEMLVVRSQRDETVREAGNVYFRPGEIVEITEGPFQALKAVFETQKGEERAIVLLNMLHHQQRLELPVGGLRRTT from the coding sequence ATGACCGATCAGCTCGATCCAAGCGCGCTCGATGACGCGGCCGCCTGCCCGCGCTGGTACGTGGTGCAGTGCAAGGGTGGGGAGTCTTTCCGTGCCAGTGAGCACCTGACCAATCAAGGCTATCGTGTCTTCCATCCGCTGCTCGAGGTGCAGAAGAAGCGTCGCAACAAGTTGGTCTGGATTGCCGAACCCTTGTTTCCTCACTATCTGTTCATTCGTCTTGACCGGGTGGCCAGCAATTGGCGCCCTATCCGCTCCACGCGAGGCGTGTTGAGGCTGGTTGCGTTCGGCGACGAGCCGCTACCCGTGCCGGACACGTTGGTCGAGATGCTGGTCGTCCGTTCCCAGCGCGATGAGACGGTGCGTGAGGCGGGCAACGTCTACTTTCGCCCCGGTGAAATCGTCGAGATCACCGAAGGCCCCTTTCAGGCGCTCAAGGCCGTGTTCGAGACCCAGAAGGGGGAAGAGCGCGCCATCGTTCTGCTCAACATGCTGCATCATCAGCAGCGCCTCGAGTTACCGGTGGGCGGTCTACGCCGCACGACATGA
- a CDS encoding AmpG family muropeptide MFS transporter, translated as MTHDVAHRRWRDALAVYLQAPVITMLFLGFAAGLPFLLVFSTLTAWLRDAGVDVAAIGFFSWIGILYSIKIAWAPIVDRVAVPGLGRWFGQRRSWMLCAQLTIAAGLLGLAALSPPAHLISIAGLALLVAFGAATQDIVIDAYRIESAEESVQAAMASTYIIGYRGGLLAAGAGALYIADAVSWHAAYACMAALVGIGVITTLVRPEPQRSTLGIQLASEPRVRAFLYKHRHAPRRQRRLGAWVIGAIVCPFTDFFARHGRTALWFLLFIGLYRISDLAMAAMANPLYIDLGFSLSEIANVTKVFGIAMSILGGVAGGLLVVRFGLGRMLVAGALATALTNLMFVALANAGHNFPMLVMTIMGDNLANGLASTIFIAFLSSLTSRAYTATQYALFSSLMTLPGKFLGGFSGLVVDGFGYTGFFTVSAALGVPAVLLALWLARTQR; from the coding sequence ATGACTCACGATGTCGCACACCGCCGCTGGCGCGACGCCTTGGCGGTTTATCTGCAGGCACCGGTCATCACCATGCTGTTTCTCGGCTTCGCCGCCGGCCTACCCTTCCTACTGGTGTTCTCGACACTCACGGCGTGGCTGCGTGACGCCGGAGTGGATGTCGCTGCCATCGGGTTCTTTTCCTGGATCGGCATTCTCTATTCGATCAAGATCGCCTGGGCGCCGATCGTCGATCGTGTCGCCGTGCCCGGTTTGGGCCGCTGGTTCGGTCAACGCCGCAGTTGGATGCTCTGCGCTCAGTTGACGATCGCCGCGGGGCTGCTGGGCCTGGCTGCCCTCTCGCCGCCCGCGCACCTCATCTCCATTGCCGGTCTGGCCCTATTGGTCGCGTTCGGCGCGGCGACGCAGGATATCGTCATCGATGCCTATCGCATCGAGTCCGCGGAGGAAAGCGTACAGGCCGCCATGGCCTCGACCTATATCATCGGCTATCGCGGCGGGCTCCTCGCCGCGGGTGCCGGGGCGCTTTATATCGCCGACGCGGTCTCTTGGCATGCCGCTTACGCGTGCATGGCCGCGCTCGTCGGAATCGGCGTGATCACTACTCTGGTGAGACCGGAACCGCAGCGCTCGACGCTTGGCATCCAACTCGCCAGCGAACCACGCGTACGCGCATTTTTGTACAAGCACCGGCACGCACCTCGCCGGCAACGACGTCTTGGCGCCTGGGTCATCGGGGCCATCGTCTGCCCCTTCACCGATTTCTTCGCCCGTCATGGGCGCACGGCTCTATGGTTCTTGCTGTTCATCGGTCTCTACCGCATCAGCGACCTGGCGATGGCCGCGATGGCCAATCCGCTCTATATCGACCTGGGCTTCAGTCTCTCCGAGATTGCCAATGTGACCAAGGTATTCGGCATCGCCATGAGCATTCTCGGCGGTGTGGCCGGCGGGCTTTTGGTCGTACGCTTTGGGCTGGGACGAATGCTGGTGGCGGGCGCCCTGGCGACCGCCCTCACCAACCTGATGTTCGTGGCCCTGGCCAACGCAGGACACAACTTTCCCATGCTGGTAATGACCATCATGGGCGATAACCTCGCCAACGGCCTGGCGAGCACGATCTTCATCGCCTTTCTCTCGAGCCTGACCTCACGTGCCTACACGGCAACGCAGTATGCCTTGTTCTCATCGCTGATGACGCTACCCGGCAAGTTTCTCGGCGGCTTCTCGGGGCTGGTGGTGGATGGTTTCGGCTACACAGGCTTCTTTACCGTCAGTGCGGCCTTGGGCGTGCCCGCCGTGCTCCTCGCGCTCTGGCTCGCTCGCACTCAACGCTGA
- a CDS encoding SEC-C metal-binding domain-containing protein — protein sequence MLAAWVEQLLGYASGALKAIRDNEHYPALMIWARDEGVVRVGGDLGMAQALAPLLWNETPLVRLGFDPEPLAWPGRNEPCWCDSGRKTKQCCGAVTLPGAVPSHLMWMLSLKEWTGETLKAALGSGKAPDQALLEAGLIAAESGQRGRAQQILESLFSSERDWSRLPEQAEPAFEILVDLYQSRGFHRKRASLLDEVLERGPTFLRGVALERLCLMHLDSDDLASAREAFVRAQQTLPDSPTLAYIEAMLLLHEGHPAEARARAHFWWRRLSKRSDLETDQLQFLADLAANPEATLAEQMINSEEDLAEPLASLAALLDTLEEPPWLQLSRTPEGHVEYHATAREDTAFAAWFEYFKVTVDEDAALSFESDPWENAGEWLPALCAHPEWLGSPAVMQSLSLALTSRFGSLPWMAESFFAPLAARFEAWLSQLETQQGPFAWDDADNATLLRCALALIVGMERGARTRSRHLAERVLKLDEEDDLGLRELVLDQLLREGRDDEAAELSGAHDEEEMIGVTMARVLALYRLARRDEADEVLIVAQRANPYLVPMLCDEKPKPVALAVDAPAPGTRAEAWQYRQLMRDQWMATPGAMAWLDAHR from the coding sequence ATGCTGGCCGCATGGGTGGAACAACTGCTGGGGTACGCCAGCGGCGCGTTGAAAGCGATACGCGACAACGAGCATTATCCGGCGCTGATGATCTGGGCGCGCGACGAGGGAGTGGTACGCGTCGGCGGTGACCTAGGCATGGCGCAGGCTTTGGCGCCCTTGTTGTGGAACGAGACGCCGCTGGTGCGACTTGGTTTCGATCCCGAGCCCTTGGCGTGGCCGGGGCGCAACGAGCCTTGCTGGTGCGATTCAGGGCGCAAGACCAAGCAATGCTGCGGTGCGGTGACGCTGCCGGGTGCGGTTCCCTCGCACCTGATGTGGATGCTTTCGCTCAAGGAATGGACCGGCGAGACACTCAAGGCGGCCCTGGGCAGCGGCAAAGCGCCGGATCAGGCACTGCTGGAGGCCGGTTTGATTGCTGCCGAAAGCGGTCAGCGTGGTCGTGCCCAGCAGATCCTCGAAAGCCTTTTCTCCAGCGAGCGTGACTGGTCGCGCCTTCCCGAGCAGGCCGAGCCGGCGTTTGAAATTCTCGTCGATCTCTATCAATCGCGCGGTTTTCATCGCAAGCGGGCGTCGTTACTCGACGAGGTCCTGGAGCGTGGCCCGACCTTCCTGCGTGGTGTGGCGCTTGAGCGCCTATGCTTGATGCACCTCGACAGCGACGACTTGGCCAGCGCTCGGGAAGCTTTCGTGCGGGCTCAGCAAACGCTGCCCGACTCGCCGACGTTGGCCTATATCGAGGCCATGCTGTTGCTGCACGAGGGCCATCCCGCAGAAGCCCGCGCCCGGGCGCATTTCTGGTGGCGTCGACTCTCCAAGCGCTCCGACCTCGAAACGGATCAGCTACAGTTTTTGGCCGACCTGGCTGCCAATCCCGAGGCAACCCTGGCTGAGCAGATGATCAACTCCGAGGAAGATCTGGCCGAGCCGTTGGCGTCGCTTGCCGCCTTGCTCGACACCTTGGAGGAACCGCCTTGGCTGCAGTTGTCGCGTACTCCGGAAGGCCACGTGGAATATCATGCCACGGCTCGTGAGGATACCGCCTTCGCGGCGTGGTTCGAGTATTTCAAGGTGACCGTCGACGAAGATGCCGCGCTGAGTTTCGAGTCCGACCCATGGGAAAATGCCGGAGAATGGCTACCCGCTTTGTGTGCTCATCCCGAATGGTTGGGCTCGCCGGCGGTAATGCAGTCGCTGAGCCTGGCATTGACCAGCCGCTTCGGAAGCCTGCCTTGGATGGCGGAGAGCTTCTTTGCCCCGCTGGCGGCGCGGTTCGAGGCATGGCTGTCGCAACTCGAGACGCAGCAAGGTCCCTTTGCCTGGGATGACGCCGACAATGCTACTTTGCTGCGCTGCGCCTTGGCGCTGATTGTGGGGATGGAGCGCGGCGCACGGACGCGTTCGCGGCATCTCGCCGAGCGAGTGCTCAAGCTCGATGAAGAAGATGACCTGGGGTTGCGTGAGTTGGTGCTCGATCAGTTGCTGCGTGAAGGGCGTGATGACGAGGCCGCCGAGCTCAGCGGCGCGCACGATGAGGAAGAGATGATCGGCGTGACCATGGCGCGTGTGCTCGCCCTGTATCGTCTGGCACGTCGTGACGAGGCTGACGAGGTACTCATCGTTGCCCAACGGGCCAATCCCTACCTGGTGCCGATGCTGTGCGACGAGAAGCCAAAGCCGGTGGCGCTGGCCGTCGACGCGCCGGCGCCGGGGACGCGCGCCGAGGCATGGCAATACCGACAACTGATGCGTGACCAATGGATGGCGACGCCGGGTGCCATGGCATGGCTGGACGCTCATCGTTGA